In Tripterygium wilfordii isolate XIE 37 chromosome 23, ASM1340144v1, whole genome shotgun sequence, one genomic interval encodes:
- the LOC119993827 gene encoding putative 1-phosphatidylinositol-3-phosphate 5-kinase FAB1D, producing MCSTCHYCGIERKNTKDNKRTLEIENSLRLNGEGPIWSCKFCQEKQDGGYMKKDGMSSNVSRTSSTAISLSGSERSISNSSDLSVDANMYNRSNHEGSSTAIYQGDCNFTFDGPLKKSSSEASANEVERLNTVKETTNLKQRIIRNEKDAARDAEVTEVVNGHEEQDNFVQSSSRSLDVECDIYNPVDDELGARIWETPEAEDPEDEMEGSVAYNDDDDDECGDGTKWGKPTSLSHFHDEGSGNYRFIEGKQKAMQEVIDGKFKAHVGQLLKSVGYVHSGKDSESWVDIVTSLSWEAAAFLKHDVLDSKTMDPDGYVKVKCIATGARSQSQLVKGSVFKKNAAHKRMPTTFKNPRLLLIRGVLGQSSSGLSSFKLMDQEKDHLKSLIDMIEICHPNVVLVEKSVSRDVQESILSKGMTLVYDMKLHRLERIARCTGSPIVTSDTLTSQKLRQCDFFHIEKFVEEHAALGEGGKRPSKTLMFIEGCPTHLGCTILLKGSNSEELKRIKYVVQCAVLMAYHLILETSFLADQRAMFSTIFAGEVDIPPQDQEPPFLEGSAAEIGQSTIDIPISNGFHEDGAHNSNINLEANTSLSHVPYNPAILSGLTSLSASLKKVIGDNFPLASSASYKSLSAYLGFNGKDPNGHITEDVPVSTVLEPSDHSEMEVKGNSDEEQSPSESQDVSLVSGNDEVQIKDDIDTVLDSQSILVLMSIRNALRGSICEQSHFSHIMFYRNFDVPLGKFLRDNLLNQKSQCKTCGELPEAHFYYYAHHNKQLTIHVKGISKSLPGEAEGKLWMWSRCGKCKTSKSTKRVVISTASRGLSFGKFLELSFSQSSNRLSSCGHSLEKDFLYFFGLGCMIAMFRYSPVTTYTVSLPPQKLEFRSSIRQEWLKREFENVYTKGLLFFSEVLSSLKKMRSQFTCATLILRGSLKEFSDIEEMLKQESSDFETNIQNAVAKNGHLDQVLYKLLSLNRLRWELLLEVCIWERRLYSLLLPDPSVVDIITTDKSGNKQSQSKVDGATDTGNGSRVDALENGDKVLNDKSDFGFELGTTVEANEYLSREIFVDGPVQAFGEQDDVHNTTVADDSESTRVNGLRINGSPNQEFFLKRDISEHHLSGGISSQAESFTLANDLSMDRTIPISSDLNDIDSFVDATISGKGVSDHSLVSDMENSNGWFWMPFAEIRETYMKDLQRGYVPKFQSISSHTIENLPTAYQLITEEGARLHIPLGINEYIVSDYEGELSSIIACGLAFLKDIPVSTEVLDQYNRKDSGIAGKVTESLHILSRTPTITSPHWSSTSSSDSDLVHSAVGISSEESRFSSFDGLTLLDALVPTETLNPEVSLGFTKSLPKGKYSVICLYANQFHDLRSRCCPSEFDYIASLSRCKNWDAKGGKSGSIFAKTLDDRFIIKEIKKTEFESFVKFAPHYFKYMNQSFDSGNQTCLAKVLGIYQVTSRQTKSGKEARHDLMVMENLSFARNITRQYDLKGALHARFTSAADGSGDVLLDQNFVNDMNSCPLYVSSEAKRHLERAVWNDTTFLNSINVMDYSLLVGVDAQRRELVCGIIDYLRQYTWDKQLETWVKSSLVPKNYSPTVISPKEYKKRFRKFMKTHFLSVPDHWCSQTTAYPCRLCGTRDDSS from the exons ATGTGTAGCACGTGTCATTATTGTGGCATTGAACGTAAAAACACAAAGGACAACAAGAGGACGTTGGAAATTGAGAACTCATTACGCTTAAATGGTGAAGGCCCCATTTGGTCTTGTAAATTTTGTCAAGAGAAGCAAGATGGAGGATATATGAAGAAGGATGGTATGAGTTCTAATGTTTCACGAACAAGCAGTACAGCAATTTCGTTGTCAGGCAGTGAGAGATCAATCTCCAACTCAA GTGATCTCTCAGTTGATGCGAACATGTATAATCG GAGTAATCACGAGGGAAGTTCAACGGCCATTTATCAGGGGGATTGTAACTTCACATTCGATGGTCCATTGAAGAAATCAAGCTCAGAAGCTTCTGCAAATGAAGTTGAGAGATTAAACACAGTGAAAGAAACTACTAACCTAAAGCAAAGAATCATTAGAAATGAAAAGGATGCTGCTAGAGATGCAGAGGTGACAGAAGTCGTTAATGGTCATGAAGAACAAGATAATTTTGTCCAAAGCTCTAGCAGGTCCTTAGATGTAGAATGTGATATATATAATCCTGTTGATGATGAACTTGGTGCCCGAATTTGGGAAACTCCTGAAGCAGAGGATCCGGAGGATGAGATGGAGGGCAGTGTGGCTTACAAtgacgacgacgacgatgaGTGTGGTGATGGCACAAAATGGGGAAAGCCGACTTCTTTGAGTCACTTCCATGATGAGGGCAGTGGAAACTACAGGTTTATAGAGGGAAAACAGAAAGCTATGCAAGAGGTGATCGATGGGAAGTTTAAGGCTCATGTAGGTCAGCTTCTTAAATCTGTGGGTTATGTTCATTCAGGGAAAGATAGTGAAAGTTGGGTGGATATAGTCACTTCTTTGTCGTGGGAAGCAGCAGCTTTTTTGAAGCATGATGTACTTGATAGTAAGACAATGGATCCAGATGGCTATGTCAAAGTGAAATGCATTGCAACTGGTGCTCGTAGCCAAAG TCAACTAGTCAAAGGGTCGGTCTTCAAAAAAAATGCTGCACATAAGCGCATGCCAACCACATTCAAGAACCCAAGGTTGTTGTTGATCCGTGGCGTCCTTGGTCAGTCTTCAAGTGGGTTATCATCATTTAAGCTAATGGATCAG GAAAAGGATCATCTGAAATCTCTCATTGATATGATAGAAATATGTCATCCTAATGTGGTTCTTGTAGAAAAGTCTGTCTCTCGGGATGTCCAAGAATCTATTCTTTCAAAAGGAATGACACTAGTCTATGACATGAAGCTCCATCGCCTTGAGCGAATAGCTCGTTGTACTGGTTCACCAATCGTAACATCTGATACTTTGACTAGTCAAAAGCTGAGGCAATGTGATTTCTTTCATATTGAAAAATTTGTTGAGGAACATGCTGCTCTTGGTGAAGGCGGGAAGAGGCCAAGTAAAACGTTGATGTTCATTGAGGGCTGCCCTACTCATTTGGGTTGTACG ATTTTGCTGAAAGGAAGTAACAGTGAGGAATTGAAGAGAATTAAATATGTAGTACAGTGTGCAGTGCTCATGGCTTATCATTTAATTCTTGAAACTTCTTTCCTTGCTGATCAAAGGGCAATGTTCTCTACCATTTTTGCGGGAGAAGTAGATATCCCTCCACAAGATCAAGAACCTCCTTTTCTTGAGGGCTCTGCAGCTGAAATTGGACAGTCTACGATTGATATTCCCATTTCAAATGGATTCCATGAAGACGGTGCCCATAATTCGAACATCAACTTAGAAGCCAATACCTCATTGTCTCATGTGCCATACAATCCTGCCATTCTTTCTGGTTTAACTTCTCTCTCAGCCTCTCTGAAGAAAGTTATAGGAGATAATTTCCCTCTTGCCTCATCTGCTTCGTATAAGTCCTTGTCTGCATACTTAGGCTTTAATGGGAAGGATCCTAATGGTCATATCACAGAAGATGTTCCAGTTTCAACAGTTTTGGAGCCTTCTGATCATTCTGAGATGGAGGTTAAAGGTAATTCTGATGAAGAGCAATCACCTAGTGAAAGCCAGGATGTGTCTTTGGTTTCTGGCAATGATGAAGTGCAAATTAAGGATGACATCGACACTGTATTGGATTCTCAGAGTATTTTGGTTTTGATGTCCATCCGTAATGCCTTAAGAGGATCTATATGTGAGCAAAGCCATTTTTCTCATATTATGTTCTATAGGAATTTTGATGTTCCCCTCGGGAAGTTTCTTCGGGACAATCTACTGAATCAG AAAAGCCAGTGCAAGACATGTGGTGAATTGCCAGAAGCTCACTTCTATTATTATGCACATCATAATAAGCAGCTCACAATACATGTTAAGGGGATTTCCAAGAGTTTGCCTGGAGAAGCAGAAGGAAAACTTTGGATGTGGAGTCGCTGTGGGAAATGCAAAACCTCAAAATCCACCAAAAGAGTGGTGATTTCCACGGCTTCTCGtggtttatcttttggaaaGTTCTTGGAACTGAGCTTTTCTCAATCATCTAATAGATTATCAAGTTGTGGCCATTCTCTGGAAAAGGACTTCCTTTATTTCTTTGG ATTAGGCTGCATGATTGCAATGTTCAGATACTCACCAGTTACAACTTACACTGTATCTTTGCCTCCTCAGAAGCTGGAGTTCCGAAGCTCCATTAGACAAGAATGGCTCAAGAGAGAATTCGAAAAT GTATACACAAAAGGGTTGTTGTTTTTCTCTGAGGTTTTGAGTTCTTTGAAGAAGATGAGATCTCAATTTACTTGCGCAACTCTTATTCTTCGAGGCTCTTTGAAAGAATTCTCTGATATTGAAGAGATGCTGAAGCAGGAAAGTTCTGATTTCGAG ACAAACATTCAGAACGCTGTTGCAAAGAATGGACATCTGGATCAGGTGCTTTACAAACTTCTGAGTTTGAATCGATTACGGTGGGAACTTCTGCTTGAAGTATGCATTTGGGAGCGACGCCTGTATTCACTTCTGTTGCCTGATCCTTCAGTGGTTGACATTATTACCACCGACAAATCTGGGAACAAGCAATCTCAGTCTAAGGTAGATGGTGCTACTGACACAGGAAATGGGAGCAGAGtagatgctttggaaaatgGTGATAAAGTTTTGAACGATAAATCTGATTTTGGATTTGAGTTGGGTACAACTGTTGAAGCAAATGAATATTTAAGTAGAGAAATCTTTGTTGATGGTCCTGTACAAGCATTCGGAGAACAAGACGATGTACATAACACTACTGTGGCTGATGATTCTGAAAGTACGAGGGTGAATGGATTGAGAATAAATGGATCACCCAACCAAGAGTTCTTTCTCAAGCGTGACATCTCTGAACATCATCTTTCTGGTGGCATTAGTAGTCAGGCAGAGAGCTTTACTTTGGCCAATGATTTATCAATGGATAGAACAATTCCAATTTCCTCAGATCTCAAcgatattgattcttttgtCGATGCAACCATATCTGGGAAGGGTGTGTCTGATCATTCACTGGTGTCCGACATGGAAAACTCTAATGGATGGTTTTGGATGCCATTTGCTGAAATCCGAGAGACATATATGAAGGATCTTCAGAGaggttatgttccaaaattTCAATCAATTAGTAGCCACACTATTGAGAACTTACCCACGGCGTATCAACTTATCACCGAGGAAGGTGCAAGGTTGCACATTCCTCTTGGAATCAATGAATATATTGTCTCGGATTATGAGGGTGAACTCTCGAGCATAATTGCTTGTGGGCTGGCATTTTTAAAAGACATACCTGTTTCAACAGAAGTTCTGGACCAGTATAACAGGAAAGACAGTGGCATTGCTGGTAAAGTAACTGAGAGTTTACACATTCTGAGTCGAACTCCGACTATTACTTCCCCACATTGGTCTTCAACCAGTTCTTCAGATTCTGATTTGGTCCATTCTGCCGTAGGAATTTCTTCTGAAGAGTCACGCTTCTCTAGCTTTGATGGGTTGACTTTGTTGGATGCTTTGGTTCCTACAGAAACTCTTAACCCAGAAGTGTCTCTGGGGTTTACAAAATCACTTCCAAAGGGTAAATACAGTGTAATTTGTCTATATGCCAATCAGTTCCATGATCTTCGGAGCCGTTGCTGCCCATCTGAATTTGATTATATCGCTTCCCTCAGTCGTTGTAAGAACTGGGATGCTAAAGGGGGAAAGAGCGGATCCATTTTTGCTAAAACACTTGATGATAGGTTTATCattaaagaaattaagaagACTGAATTCGAGTCATTTGTAAAGTTTGCGCCACATTATTTTAAATACATGAATCAGTCATTTGACTCTGGAAACCAAACTTGCCTCGCCAAGGTTCTCGGAATATATCAG GTAACAAGTAGACAAACAAAAAGTGGGAAAGAAGCAAGACACGATCTGATGGTGATGGAAAATCTAAGCTTTGCTAGAAACATCACTCGCCAGTATGATCTTAAAGGTGCTCTGCATGCTCGATTCACTTCAGCTGCTGATGGCTCGGGAGACGTACTTTTGGATCAGAATTTTGTAAATGACATGAATTCTTGTCCATTATATGTTAGCAGCGAGGCAAAACGTCACTTGGAACGGGCTGTTTGGAATGATACGACTTTCCTCAAC TCCATCAATGTAATGGATTATTCTCTACTAGTGGGAGTGGATGCCCAGCGCCGGGAGCTTGTGTGCGGGATAATTGATTATCTTAGGCAGTATACCTGGGACAAGCAACTAGAGACATGGGTTAAGTCTTCACTTGTTCCCAAGAATTATTCTCCCACTGTCATTTCTCCAAAAGAGTACAAGAAGAGATTCCGAAAGTTCATGAAAACTCACTTCTTGAGTGTCCCAGATCATTGGTGCTCACAGACAACTGCTTACCCTTGCAGACTTTGCGGCACCAGAGACGACAGTTCTTGA